In a single window of the Mesorhizobium shangrilense genome:
- a CDS encoding carbohydrate ABC transporter permease, whose product MTAQRSSFRSRLSESRGFLSFGFMLPAAALLLVFLTYPLGLGVWLGFTDARIGRPGIFIGLENYEYLWDDSVFWLSVFNTLLYTISASILKFVLGLWLALILNENLPFKTFFRAAVLLPWVVPTVLSAIAFWWIYDSQFSIISWALMELGLIDSRINFLGDPTNARASVIAANVWRGIPFVAITLLAGLQTIPQSLYEAATLDGASRWQLFRYVTLPLLTPIIAITMTFSVLFTFTDFQLIYVLTRGGPVNATHLMATLSFQRGISGGLLGEGAAIAVAMIPFLLAAILFSYFGLQRRRWQQGGGD is encoded by the coding sequence ATGACTGCCCAGCGCAGTTCCTTCCGTTCCCGCCTATCGGAGAGCCGCGGCTTCCTCTCCTTCGGCTTCATGCTGCCGGCGGCGGCGCTGTTGCTGGTCTTCCTCACCTATCCGCTGGGTCTCGGCGTCTGGCTCGGCTTCACCGACGCGCGCATCGGCAGGCCGGGCATCTTCATCGGCCTGGAGAACTACGAGTACCTGTGGGACGACAGCGTCTTTTGGCTCTCGGTCTTCAACACGCTGCTCTATACGATCTCGGCCTCGATCCTGAAATTCGTGCTCGGCCTCTGGCTGGCGCTGATCCTCAACGAGAACCTGCCGTTCAAGACGTTCTTCCGGGCGGCGGTGCTCCTGCCCTGGGTGGTGCCCACGGTGCTGTCGGCCATCGCTTTCTGGTGGATCTACGATTCGCAGTTCTCGATCATTTCCTGGGCACTGATGGAACTCGGCCTGATCGACAGCCGAATCAACTTCCTCGGCGATCCCACGAACGCGCGCGCTTCCGTCATCGCAGCCAATGTCTGGCGGGGTATCCCGTTTGTGGCGATCACCCTGCTGGCCGGCCTGCAGACGATCCCGCAATCGCTCTACGAGGCGGCCACGCTCGACGGCGCCAGCCGCTGGCAGCTTTTCCGCTATGTGACGCTGCCGCTGCTCACCCCCATCATTGCGATCACCATGACGTTCTCGGTGCTGTTCACCTTCACCGACTTCCAGCTGATCTACGTGCTGACGCGCGGCGGCCCGGTCAACGCGACGCACCTGATGGCGACGCTGTCGTTCCAGCGCGGCATCTCGGGCGGGCTGCTCGGCGAGGGGGCTGCCATCGCGGTGGCGATGATCCCCTTCCTGCTCGCCGCGATCCTGTTCAGTTATTTCGGCCTGCAGCGGCGCAGGTGGCAGCAGGGCGGAGGCGACTGA
- a CDS encoding ABC transporter ATP-binding protein, producing MASVSIRDVRKSFGSVEILHGVSVDIEDGEFVTLVGPSGCGKSTLLRMIAGLEGISRGEIAIGGRVVNNVAPKERDIAMVFQNYALYPHMTVRQNMAFSLMLKNAPKAESDARVARAAEILSLTPLLERYPRQLSGGQRQRVAMGRAIVRDPQVFLFDEPLSNLDAKLRVQMRAEIKELHQRLKTTTVYVTHDQIEAMTMADKIVVMHDGIVEQIGKPLELYDRPNNLFVASFIGSPAMNLLKGNIGQGGFEGAGGISVPLNGAANASNGAGVVVGIRPEHLRLSDGGFPVTVAVVEPTGSEVQMVGRTPGGEEIVANFRERHVFEPGETIRLSADSNLIHLFDGETGRRL from the coding sequence ATGGCGTCTGTTTCGATCCGCGACGTGCGAAAATCATTCGGCTCGGTCGAGATCCTTCACGGGGTGAGCGTCGACATCGAGGATGGCGAGTTCGTCACGCTGGTTGGCCCGTCCGGCTGCGGGAAATCGACGCTTCTCAGGATGATCGCCGGGCTTGAGGGCATCTCGCGCGGCGAGATCGCGATCGGCGGTCGCGTCGTCAATAATGTCGCCCCCAAGGAGCGCGACATTGCCATGGTCTTCCAGAACTATGCGCTCTACCCGCACATGACGGTGCGCCAGAACATGGCGTTTTCGCTGATGCTGAAGAACGCGCCGAAGGCGGAGAGCGACGCCCGTGTGGCGCGCGCGGCGGAGATTCTGTCGCTGACGCCGCTACTCGAGCGCTATCCACGCCAGCTTTCCGGCGGCCAGCGCCAGCGGGTCGCCATGGGCCGCGCCATCGTGCGCGATCCCCAGGTCTTCCTGTTCGACGAGCCGCTTTCTAATCTTGACGCCAAGCTGCGAGTCCAGATGCGGGCCGAGATCAAGGAACTGCACCAGCGGCTGAAGACCACGACGGTCTATGTGACCCACGACCAGATCGAGGCCATGACCATGGCCGACAAGATCGTCGTGATGCACGACGGCATCGTAGAGCAGATCGGCAAGCCGCTGGAGCTCTACGACCGTCCCAACAACCTTTTCGTGGCGAGCTTCATCGGCTCGCCGGCCATGAACCTTCTCAAGGGAAATATTGGGCAGGGCGGTTTCGAGGGAGCCGGCGGCATATCGGTGCCGCTGAACGGCGCGGCGAACGCTTCCAACGGAGCGGGTGTGGTCGTCGGCATCCGGCCCGAGCACCTGCGGCTGTCGGACGGGGGCTTTCCGGTGACGGTTGCCGTCGTCGAGCCGACCGGATCCGAAGTGCAGATGGTCGGCCGCACACCGGGCGGCGAGGAAATCGTCGCCAATTTTCGCGAGCGCCACGTGTTCGAGCCGGGCGAGACCATACGGCTTTCGGCGGATTCCAATCTCATCCACCTTTTTGACGGCGAGACGGGGAGGCGACTCTAG
- a CDS encoding MmcQ/YjbR family DNA-binding protein, with product MPDDTLAPAFDKLRRAAAGLPNISEGTSYGTPSLRAGKKFLARVKDADTVAVMCPLEEKEVLLAAAPEFYFETDHYRGWPAMLVRVHDIPIEELAHRLERAWQIQATPKMLKARGPAGRSGG from the coding sequence ATGCCCGACGACACACTCGCCCCCGCATTCGACAAGCTGCGCCGCGCCGCCGCGGGGCTTCCGAACATCTCGGAAGGCACGTCCTACGGCACGCCGTCGCTGCGGGCCGGCAAGAAGTTCCTGGCGCGCGTCAAGGATGCCGACACGGTGGCCGTGATGTGCCCGCTCGAGGAGAAGGAGGTGCTGCTCGCGGCCGCGCCGGAGTTCTACTTCGAGACCGACCACTACAGGGGCTGGCCGGCCATGCTGGTCCGCGTCCACGACATTCCGATAGAAGAGCTCGCCCACCGGCTGGAGCGCGCCTGGCAGATTCAGGCCACGCCAAAAATGCTCAAGGCGCGCGGCCCTGCGGGCCGCAGCGGCGGCTGA
- a CDS encoding carbohydrate ABC transporter permease has protein sequence MAVTDTKAPAVGDEGGMGYLQSLPRRVVTIYVPLAIFVFVLLFPFYWMAVTAVKPNVEMTNFNDFSPFWVVNPTLEHIRYLLFDTSYPGWLLNTVIISVAATFLSLLASVFAAYAIERLRFSGSRQVGLAVFLAYLVPPSILFIPLSVMVFNLGLYDTSFALILTYPTFLVPFCTWLLMGYFRSIPFELEECALIDGATRWQILTKIVLPLSVPGLISAGIFAFTLSWNEFIYALTFIQSSENKTVPVGVLTELVRSDVYEWGALMAGALIGSLPVVILYSFFVEHYVSSMTGAVKE, from the coding sequence ATGGCCGTTACCGACACCAAGGCGCCTGCGGTCGGCGACGAAGGGGGGATGGGCTACCTGCAGAGCCTGCCGCGCCGCGTGGTGACCATCTATGTGCCGCTCGCCATCTTCGTCTTCGTGCTGCTGTTCCCGTTTTACTGGATGGCCGTGACGGCGGTGAAGCCGAACGTCGAGATGACCAACTTCAACGATTTCAGCCCGTTCTGGGTGGTCAACCCGACGCTGGAACACATCCGCTACCTGCTCTTCGACACGTCCTATCCCGGCTGGCTGCTCAATACGGTGATCATCTCGGTGGCCGCGACGTTCCTCTCGCTGCTGGCCTCCGTCTTCGCCGCCTACGCGATCGAGCGGCTGCGTTTCTCCGGTTCGCGCCAGGTGGGACTGGCGGTGTTTCTCGCCTATCTCGTGCCGCCATCGATCCTGTTCATCCCGCTCTCGGTGATGGTCTTCAACCTCGGGCTCTACGACACCTCGTTTGCGCTGATCCTCACCTATCCGACCTTCCTCGTGCCTTTCTGCACCTGGCTGCTGATGGGCTATTTCCGTTCGATTCCGTTCGAATTGGAGGAATGCGCGCTGATCGACGGGGCAACTCGCTGGCAGATCCTCACCAAGATCGTGCTGCCGCTGTCGGTGCCGGGCCTGATTTCGGCCGGCATCTTCGCCTTCACGCTGTCGTGGAACGAGTTCATTTACGCGCTGACCTTCATCCAGTCGTCGGAGAACAAGACCGTGCCGGTCGGCGTGCTGACCGAGCTGGTGCGCTCTGACGTCTACGAGTGGGGCGCGCTGATGGCCGGCGCGCTGATAGGCTCGCTGCCGGTGGTCATCCTGTATTCGTTCTTCGTCGAGCATTACGTCTCGTCGATGACCGGAGCGGTGAAGGAATAG
- a CDS encoding ABC transporter permease, whose amino-acid sequence MHSNRSIWRAALRNPSITVGGGILLLITLLFVFAPWLGTVDPLTMNPIARTLEPSAKHWFGTDTYGRDLYSRVLYGGRISLLIGFSVAILATVIGLLIGLVSGYFRIVDMVVMRIMDGLMSIPAVLLAIAMTALMRGSVLNVIIAITVSEIPRVVRLVRGSVLSLRERTYVEAAMVSGTRTPTIIVRHILPNTFAPLVVQATYIFAAAMIMEAIMSFIGAGTPPSIPSWGNIIAEGRMLWQVKFMIIVFPAVFLSIAVFSINMMGDGLRDLLDPKAPR is encoded by the coding sequence ATGCACTCCAACAGAAGCATTTGGCGGGCCGCGCTCCGCAATCCGAGCATCACGGTGGGCGGCGGCATCCTGCTGCTCATCACGCTGCTCTTCGTCTTCGCCCCCTGGCTTGGGACGGTTGATCCGCTGACCATGAATCCGATCGCGCGGACGCTCGAGCCTTCCGCCAAGCACTGGTTCGGAACCGACACCTACGGACGCGATCTCTACTCCCGGGTGCTCTACGGGGGGCGCATCTCGCTGCTCATCGGCTTTTCGGTGGCGATCCTGGCCACGGTGATTGGTCTTCTGATCGGTCTGGTCTCGGGCTATTTCCGCATCGTCGACATGGTCGTCATGCGGATCATGGACGGCCTGATGTCGATCCCCGCCGTGCTGCTCGCCATCGCCATGACGGCCCTGATGCGCGGCTCGGTGCTCAACGTCATCATTGCGATCACCGTCTCCGAGATCCCGCGGGTCGTGCGCCTCGTTCGCGGCAGCGTCCTCTCGCTGCGCGAGCGCACCTATGTCGAGGCGGCGATGGTCTCGGGCACCCGCACGCCGACGATCATCGTGCGGCACATCCTTCCCAACACGTTCGCGCCGCTGGTCGTGCAGGCGACCTACATCTTTGCCGCTGCGATGATCATGGAGGCGATCATGTCCTTCATCGGCGCCGGCACGCCGCCGTCGATCCCGTCCTGGGGCAACATTATCGCCGAGGGCCGGATGCTCTGGCAGGTCAAGTTCATGATCATCGTCTTCCCGGCGGTGTTCCTGTCGATCGCGGTCTTTTCGATCAACATGATGGGTGACGGTCTGCGCGACCTGCTCGATCCGAAGGCGCCGAGGTAA
- a CDS encoding aldehyde dehydrogenase family protein, giving the protein MISRSGIYIDGAWRQPLDADEFDAINPATEQACGRFLGGGAADVDEAVKAAVAAAGAVVALPVAERIKILGQIADGIEARAEEIAQSITAEMGSPLWIARGPHIVNAVGHYRNYSEILSNYRFAEQRGGTMVVREPIGVCGLITPWNWPLHLISIKVAAAIAAGCPMVLKPSEIAPTAAIILTEVIAASDLPKGGFNLVLGRLKAGAALVEHPDVRLLSFTGSVGAGIRIAQAAAPTLKRVVQELGGNAANIVLPDVDLEHAVREGLIRSTRNSGQSCNAPSRMLVPASQLEKAAAIAAETAKSLRIGNPLEDNVDVGPVASRQQFEMLGRIIREAVAEGARLVCGGGERAAGFDQGYYIAPTVLIAERGMKIAREEVFGPVLILQAYADIDDAIELAEATPYGLQSFVQTRDPAMATYVAKRMRTGHVTFNYTPMDFAVPFGGMKLSGNGREGGVEGLEEYLEVKSLVGFDTVPEMAWN; this is encoded by the coding sequence ATGATCTCCCGAAGCGGTATTTATATCGACGGCGCCTGGCGTCAGCCCCTTGATGCGGACGAGTTCGACGCCATCAATCCCGCGACCGAGCAAGCTTGCGGGCGCTTCCTTGGCGGCGGCGCAGCGGATGTGGACGAGGCTGTCAAAGCCGCGGTCGCGGCGGCCGGTGCAGTGGTGGCTCTGCCTGTCGCGGAGCGGATAAAGATACTCGGGCAGATCGCCGATGGGATCGAGGCGCGGGCCGAGGAAATCGCACAGTCCATCACTGCCGAAATGGGCTCGCCGCTCTGGATCGCGCGCGGCCCCCATATCGTCAACGCAGTCGGTCACTACCGCAACTACAGCGAGATACTGAGCAATTACCGTTTCGCGGAACAGCGCGGCGGCACCATGGTCGTGCGTGAACCAATCGGTGTTTGTGGGCTGATCACGCCGTGGAACTGGCCGTTGCACCTGATCAGCATCAAGGTTGCGGCGGCGATTGCGGCCGGCTGTCCGATGGTGCTGAAGCCGAGCGAGATCGCCCCGACGGCGGCGATCATCCTGACCGAGGTGATTGCGGCCAGCGACCTGCCCAAGGGTGGCTTCAATCTCGTGCTCGGCCGCCTGAAGGCCGGTGCGGCGCTGGTGGAGCATCCCGATGTGCGTCTGCTCTCCTTCACCGGTTCGGTCGGCGCGGGCATACGCATCGCCCAGGCTGCCGCACCGACCCTCAAGCGGGTCGTGCAGGAACTCGGAGGAAACGCAGCGAATATCGTTCTGCCCGATGTCGATCTGGAGCACGCGGTGCGCGAAGGCCTGATCCGCAGCACCCGGAACAGCGGCCAGAGCTGCAACGCGCCCAGCCGCATGCTGGTCCCCGCATCCCAGTTGGAGAAGGCCGCCGCCATCGCGGCGGAAACCGCCAAGAGCCTGCGGATCGGCAACCCGCTGGAAGACAATGTGGATGTCGGTCCGGTCGCCTCGCGCCAGCAGTTCGAGATGCTCGGCCGCATCATCCGGGAAGCCGTAGCCGAGGGTGCGCGACTGGTCTGCGGCGGGGGCGAGCGGGCTGCGGGCTTCGATCAGGGCTACTACATCGCGCCCACTGTGCTGATTGCCGAGCGCGGCATGAAGATCGCACGCGAGGAGGTTTTCGGCCCTGTCCTGATCCTGCAGGCCTATGCCGACATCGACGACGCGATCGAGCTGGCTGAAGCAACGCCCTACGGCCTCCAGTCTTTCGTGCAGACCAGGGATCCGGCGATGGCGACCTACGTGGCCAAGCGCATGCGTACCGGCCACGTGACGTTCAACTATACGCCCATGGACTTTGCAGTGCCCTTCGGCGGCATGAAGCTCTCGGGTAACGGCCGCGAAGGCGGGGTGGAAGGGCTCGAAGAGTATCTGGAGGTCAAGTCGTTGGTCGGCTTCGACACCGTGCCGGAGATGGCCTGGAACTGA
- a CDS encoding ABC transporter ATP-binding protein yields MGETDIITAQRPGGSEATSQQPVLAVRDLCISVPGENGPISLVRDLSFDIPRGRTLAVVGESGSGKSVSALSIMRLMPKTTITTGGVLLHGRNLLTLKEREMEDMRGNRIGMIFQEPMTSLNPVFPIGMQIEEVLRRHGKGDGSNLTHQVIRLLDKVRIPNAARRVSDYPHQLSGGQRQRVMIAMALACSPDLLIADEPTTALDVTTQANIVDLIKQIQVEDQTAIMFITHDMGVVAEVADDVVVMRHGQAVEKAASRQIFEAPGEPYTQRLLSAVPIIGSMRGRAKPERFALIGDEQAPAARADLAEAPQETVLNVKDIAVSFEVAAGKSILRKNVVRAVKSVSFDLKAGETLSIVGESGCGKTTVARSVMGLQKIDAGRITIGGKSMTDFGKQQLREARRNIQMVFQDPYASLNPRIRIGDAIAEPMLAHGFSRAEGLETARRLLEEVGLSADMVSRRPHEFSGGQRQRICIARALALKPKVIVADEAVSALDVSVKAQVLNLFMDLQDRYGIGFLFISHDMAVVERLSHRVAVMYFGEIVEIGPRSAVFGNPAHPYTQRLLSAVPVPDPSRRAHIGNVQSEPVRRDDLVTEQALTKRNYRDLGGGHYVLE; encoded by the coding sequence ATGGGAGAGACCGACATCATCACGGCGCAGCGTCCAGGCGGCAGCGAGGCGACCTCGCAGCAGCCCGTCCTGGCGGTGCGCGACCTGTGCATCTCGGTTCCGGGCGAGAACGGCCCGATTTCCCTGGTGCGCGACCTGTCGTTCGACATCCCCAGAGGCCGGACCCTGGCCGTGGTGGGCGAATCCGGTTCGGGCAAGAGCGTGTCCGCCCTGTCCATTATGCGCCTGATGCCAAAGACGACCATCACGACCGGCGGCGTCCTGCTGCATGGCCGCAACCTCCTCACGCTGAAGGAGCGTGAGATGGAGGACATGCGCGGCAACCGCATCGGCATGATCTTCCAGGAGCCGATGACTTCGCTGAATCCGGTCTTCCCGATCGGCATGCAGATCGAGGAAGTGCTTCGCCGGCACGGCAAGGGTGACGGAAGCAACCTGACGCATCAGGTGATCCGGCTTCTCGACAAGGTCCGGATTCCGAACGCCGCGCGCCGTGTGTCGGACTATCCGCATCAGCTCTCCGGCGGACAACGCCAGCGCGTGATGATCGCGATGGCGCTGGCCTGCAGTCCCGACCTGCTCATCGCTGACGAGCCCACGACCGCGCTGGACGTCACCACGCAGGCCAACATCGTCGACCTGATCAAGCAGATCCAGGTGGAGGACCAGACTGCGATCATGTTCATCACCCATGACATGGGCGTGGTCGCCGAAGTGGCCGACGACGTCGTCGTCATGCGGCATGGCCAGGCGGTGGAGAAGGCGGCGTCGCGCCAGATCTTCGAGGCGCCGGGCGAGCCCTACACGCAGCGGCTGCTCTCGGCGGTGCCGATCATCGGCAGCATGCGCGGCCGCGCCAAGCCCGAACGCTTTGCGCTGATCGGCGACGAACAAGCCCCGGCGGCACGGGCAGACCTGGCGGAAGCGCCGCAGGAGACCGTGCTGAACGTCAAGGATATCGCGGTCAGCTTCGAGGTGGCCGCGGGCAAGTCGATCCTGCGCAAGAATGTCGTCCGCGCCGTCAAGAGCGTCAGTTTCGACCTGAAGGCGGGCGAGACGCTGTCGATCGTGGGTGAATCGGGCTGCGGCAAGACGACGGTGGCGCGCAGCGTGATGGGCCTGCAGAAGATTGATGCGGGCCGCATTACGATCGGCGGCAAGTCGATGACGGATTTTGGCAAGCAGCAGTTGCGCGAGGCCCGCAGGAACATCCAGATGGTGTTCCAGGATCCCTACGCCAGCCTCAACCCGCGTATTCGGATCGGCGACGCCATCGCTGAACCGATGCTGGCGCACGGGTTCAGCCGGGCCGAGGGGCTTGAGACGGCGCGCCGTCTGCTCGAGGAAGTCGGGCTCTCGGCCGACATGGTCTCGCGCCGCCCGCATGAATTCTCCGGCGGCCAGCGCCAGCGGATATGCATTGCCCGTGCTCTTGCTCTGAAGCCGAAGGTCATCGTCGCAGACGAAGCGGTGTCGGCGCTGGACGTCTCGGTCAAGGCGCAGGTGCTGAACCTGTTCATGGACCTGCAGGATCGCTACGGGATCGGGTTCCTGTTCATCTCGCACGACATGGCCGTGGTCGAGCGGCTGAGCCATCGCGTCGCCGTGATGTATTTCGGCGAGATCGTGGAGATCGGACCCCGATCTGCGGTCTTCGGCAACCCTGCCCATCCCTATACGCAGCGGCTGCTCTCGGCTGTCCCTGTTCCCGACCCGAGCCGCCGCGCCCATATCGGCAACGTTCAGAGCGAACCGGTGCGTCGCGACGATCTCGTCACCGAGCAGGCGCTGACCAAGCGCAACTACCGTGATCTTGGAGGCGGCCACTATGTCCTCGAATGA
- a CDS encoding GNAT family N-acetyltransferase, whose product MLGKIGTLEVRLARNAEEIVAAQEIRYRVFYEELGARRAAGGCDEGRDFDRFDAICDHLLVLDSSIEGPEVRQIVGTYRLLRQETAMAAGGFYSEDEFELAALVARHPNTNFLELGRSCVLPAYRGKRTIEVLWQGIWAYVNHYDIGVMTGCASFQGTEPADHAEALSFLAHHCRAEGEWAIRAVADRYRAMDLMPPEAIGLRCAMAAMPPLIKGYLRLGARIGEGCVIDHEFGTIDVCIVLPVASLDARYVTHYSPDATRFAA is encoded by the coding sequence ATGCTCGGCAAGATCGGAACGCTCGAGGTCCGCCTGGCGCGCAATGCGGAGGAGATCGTCGCTGCCCAGGAAATCCGCTACCGGGTGTTCTATGAGGAACTCGGCGCACGCCGCGCCGCAGGCGGCTGCGACGAAGGCCGTGACTTTGACCGCTTTGACGCGATCTGCGACCACCTGCTCGTGCTCGACAGCTCGATCGAAGGACCCGAAGTGCGCCAGATCGTCGGGACCTACCGGCTGCTACGGCAGGAGACCGCGATGGCCGCCGGCGGCTTCTACTCCGAGGACGAGTTCGAACTTGCGGCTCTCGTCGCCCGCCATCCAAACACGAACTTCCTGGAGCTCGGGCGCTCATGCGTGCTGCCTGCCTATCGTGGCAAGCGCACCATCGAAGTTCTGTGGCAGGGCATCTGGGCCTATGTGAACCACTACGACATTGGCGTGATGACCGGCTGCGCCTCCTTCCAGGGAACCGAACCTGCCGACCATGCCGAGGCGCTTTCCTTCCTCGCACATCACTGCCGCGCCGAGGGCGAATGGGCGATCCGCGCCGTTGCGGATCGCTATCGGGCGATGGACCTGATGCCGCCGGAGGCGATCGGACTACGCTGCGCGATGGCGGCCATGCCGCCGCTCATCAAGGGCTACCTGAGGCTCGGCGCCAGGATCGGCGAAGGGTGCGTCATCGACCACGAATTCGGCACGATCGACGTCTGCATCGTGCTGCCGGTCGCCAGCCTCGACGCCCGCTACGTGACCCACTATTCGCCGGACGCGACCCGGTTCGCCGCCTGA
- a CDS encoding ABC transporter substrate-binding protein, with translation MKFTRRDVIRTTAGVAAGAIGSRLIGSPAFAQDAPKYTPEQGATLRLLRWSPFVQGDEDSWLANTKKFTDATGVQVRVDKESWEDIRPKAAVAANVGSGPDLMLVWFDDAFQYPDKLLDVTDLGEYLGGKYGGWYDGPKGYAVKDGKFIGLPLAAIGNAIVYRDSWVKEAGFSEFPKDTAGFLELCKAMQKIGHPAGFTHGHGVGDGNNYAHWLLWSHGGKMVDESGKVAINSPETMKAIEYAMELYKTFIPGTESWLDVNNNRAFLAGELGIIANGISAYNTAKINKDNDPKLAEIAKDIRTTNLPIGPVGQSVELHQTTVAVIFNYTPYPNAAKAYLQFMFEEAQMNDWIKGSAGYCCQTLKGFANNPIWSEDPNNAAYARASETLRPNGYAGPLGYASAATMADYVLVDMFARAVTGQATPQEAMEEAEKRANRYYRV, from the coding sequence ATGAAATTTACCAGACGTGACGTGATCAGGACGACGGCCGGCGTAGCCGCCGGCGCCATCGGAAGCCGGCTCATCGGCTCTCCCGCCTTCGCCCAGGACGCCCCGAAATACACGCCGGAACAGGGCGCCACGCTCAGGCTGCTGCGCTGGTCGCCTTTCGTGCAGGGCGACGAGGATTCATGGCTCGCCAACACGAAGAAGTTCACCGATGCGACCGGCGTGCAGGTGCGCGTCGACAAGGAGAGCTGGGAGGACATCCGGCCGAAGGCCGCCGTGGCGGCCAATGTCGGATCCGGCCCCGATCTGATGCTCGTCTGGTTCGACGATGCGTTCCAGTATCCCGACAAGTTGCTCGACGTGACCGACCTCGGCGAATATCTCGGCGGCAAGTATGGCGGCTGGTACGACGGACCGAAGGGATACGCGGTCAAGGACGGCAAGTTCATCGGTCTGCCGCTGGCGGCCATCGGCAACGCCATCGTGTATCGCGATAGCTGGGTGAAGGAAGCCGGTTTCTCGGAGTTCCCGAAGGACACCGCTGGCTTCCTCGAGCTCTGCAAGGCGATGCAGAAGATCGGTCACCCGGCCGGATTCACCCACGGCCACGGTGTCGGCGACGGCAACAATTACGCGCACTGGCTGTTGTGGAGCCATGGCGGCAAGATGGTCGACGAGAGCGGCAAGGTGGCGATCAACAGCCCCGAGACGATGAAGGCCATCGAATATGCGATGGAACTCTACAAGACCTTCATCCCGGGCACCGAAAGCTGGCTCGACGTCAACAACAACCGCGCCTTCCTCGCCGGTGAGCTCGGCATCATCGCCAACGGCATCTCGGCCTACAACACCGCCAAGATCAACAAGGACAACGATCCGAAGCTGGCCGAGATCGCCAAGGACATCCGCACGACGAACCTGCCGATCGGCCCGGTCGGACAGTCGGTCGAACTCCACCAGACCACCGTGGCGGTGATCTTCAACTACACGCCCTATCCAAACGCCGCCAAGGCCTACCTCCAGTTCATGTTCGAGGAGGCCCAGATGAACGACTGGATCAAGGGCTCCGCCGGCTATTGCTGTCAGACGCTGAAGGGCTTCGCCAACAATCCGATCTGGTCGGAGGACCCGAACAACGCCGCCTATGCCAGGGCGTCCGAGACGCTGCGGCCCAACGGTTATGCCGGTCCGCTCGGCTACGCCTCGGCGGCGACGATGGCCGACTACGTGCTCGTCGACATGTTCGCCAGGGCGGTGACAGGACAGGCCACGCCGCAGGAAGCGATGGAGGAGGCCGAGAAGCGGGCCAACCGCTACTATCGGGTGTAG
- a CDS encoding M20 aminoacylase family protein, whose amino-acid sequence MSSNDLAQATQDQTPAVTGIAEAILAQVEEVTNWRRHLHAHPETAFEEVNTARFIAEKLRSFGGIEVHEGIAGTGVVGVLEGDGSGPSIGLRADIDALDITEATNLPWASTIPGKMHACGHDGHTAMLLGAAKYLAARRRFKGRVVFIFQPAEENEGGARVMIEEGLFERFPVDKVFGLHNRPGLAAGSMAFAPGPVMAGYDLFHIRVMGKGGHAAKPNLAIDPIVISSHVVLGLQSIVSRLADPAKALVVSCTQINGGEAINAIPGSVTIAGTVRCFEPEVQAMAEAAIKRIAQTTAEAHGGEAQVTYEHRYPPTVNDPAATTDARNAALAVFDAQAVGVMLPGTGSEDFAFMLEKKPGSYCLLGVGDGPSVHNPAYDFNDAVLPHGMAYWVALVDSLCS is encoded by the coding sequence ATGTCCTCGAATGACCTGGCCCAAGCGACGCAGGACCAGACGCCTGCCGTGACCGGAATTGCGGAAGCAATCCTGGCGCAGGTCGAGGAGGTCACGAACTGGCGACGGCATCTGCATGCCCATCCCGAGACGGCGTTCGAAGAAGTGAACACCGCCCGTTTCATCGCGGAAAAGCTGCGCAGCTTCGGCGGCATCGAGGTGCATGAGGGCATCGCCGGCACCGGCGTCGTCGGCGTCCTGGAAGGGGATGGCAGCGGACCGTCCATCGGTCTGCGGGCTGATATCGATGCGCTCGACATCACCGAGGCTACTAACCTGCCCTGGGCATCGACCATTCCCGGCAAGATGCACGCCTGCGGACATGATGGCCACACGGCCATGCTTCTGGGCGCTGCAAAATACCTTGCGGCGCGGCGGCGCTTCAAAGGCCGCGTCGTCTTCATCTTTCAGCCTGCCGAGGAAAACGAGGGCGGCGCCCGGGTCATGATCGAGGAGGGCCTGTTCGAGCGCTTCCCGGTCGACAAGGTGTTCGGGCTGCATAACCGTCCCGGTCTGGCGGCGGGCAGCATGGCGTTTGCGCCAGGTCCGGTCATGGCCGGCTATGATCTTTTCCATATCCGGGTGATGGGGAAGGGCGGCCACGCGGCCAAGCCCAATCTGGCCATCGATCCCATCGTCATCAGCAGCCATGTCGTCCTTGGCCTTCAGTCGATCGTGTCCAGGCTCGCCGACCCCGCCAAGGCGCTCGTCGTGTCCTGCACGCAGATCAACGGCGGCGAGGCGATCAACGCCATCCCGGGCAGCGTGACCATTGCCGGGACGGTGCGGTGCTTCGAGCCTGAGGTTCAGGCGATGGCCGAGGCTGCCATCAAACGCATAGCGCAGACCACGGCCGAGGCGCATGGAGGCGAGGCGCAGGTGACCTATGAGCACCGCTATCCCCCGACCGTGAACGATCCCGCTGCCACAACCGATGCGCGCAACGCGGCGCTCGCGGTCTTCGATGCGCAGGCCGTCGGGGTCATGCTCCCTGGAACCGGCTCGGAAGATTTTGCCTTCATGCTGGAGAAGAAGCCGGGTTCTTATTGCCTGCTCGGCGTCGGCGACGGGCCCAGCGTCCACAATCCCGCCTATGATTTCAACGACGCCGTGCTGCCCCATGGCATGGCCTACTGGGTGGCGCTCGTCGACAGCCTCTGCAGCTGA